In Streptomyces dangxiongensis, one DNA window encodes the following:
- the mhpA gene encoding bifunctional 3-(3-hydroxy-phenyl)propionate/3-hydroxycinnamic acid hydroxylase MhpA has translation MVVVGYGPVGSVLSLLLARRGWRVTVLERRRRPYTLPRATSFDGETARLLAGTGIGGELGRITEPGTGYQWRTADGKPLLDIEFSTRGPYGWPDANTMHQPALEELLTARAGQLPGITVLRGRQVVDIADSPAGVTVTAEDEDGTAETFPAGWVVGCDGANSFVRDRMGVSVTDLGFSYEWLLCDVELREPREFVPTNVQICDPARPTTLVGSGPGHRRWEFMRLPGERAADLNREETAWRLLAPFGVTPRTARLLRSTTYIFQARWADTWRKGHVLLAGDAAHLMPPFAGQGMCSGVRDVVNLAWRLDLVLRGTSPESLLDTYTEERRTQVRESILASVQLGRLICVTDTAAAAERDATVLANRRGRGPGRPDPARPITCGLLHRPAGAGAESRVPPAGEVLPDGRLHRPAGGEPLDGVVGGGFVLLTRAGTEPGLDPDRLSFLRDLGAPVVRLWPATGPYDGTVNGTAGVVDAVDTDGVLRAWLERYGATALLVRPDYHVFGAAGDPAAVTALVDDLRAALTTPARAVTAGVN, from the coding sequence GTGGTGGTCGTCGGGTACGGGCCCGTCGGCTCGGTGCTGTCCCTGCTGCTGGCGCGGCGCGGCTGGCGGGTGACGGTCCTCGAACGCCGGCGCCGGCCGTACACGCTGCCCCGGGCGACGAGCTTCGACGGCGAGACCGCACGGCTGCTGGCCGGCACCGGCATCGGCGGTGAACTGGGCCGGATCACCGAGCCGGGCACCGGGTACCAGTGGCGCACGGCGGACGGGAAGCCGCTGCTGGACATCGAGTTCAGCACGCGAGGCCCGTACGGCTGGCCGGACGCCAACACCATGCACCAGCCCGCCCTGGAGGAACTGCTCACCGCCCGCGCCGGACAACTGCCGGGCATCACGGTGCTGCGCGGCCGGCAGGTGGTGGACATCGCCGACTCCCCGGCGGGGGTGACGGTGACCGCCGAGGACGAGGACGGGACGGCCGAGACGTTCCCCGCGGGGTGGGTGGTCGGCTGCGACGGCGCCAACAGCTTCGTCCGCGACCGGATGGGCGTGTCCGTCACCGACCTCGGCTTCTCCTACGAGTGGCTGCTGTGCGATGTGGAACTGCGTGAGCCACGGGAGTTCGTGCCGACCAACGTGCAGATCTGCGATCCGGCCCGGCCCACCACACTGGTCGGGAGCGGGCCGGGGCACCGGCGCTGGGAGTTCATGCGGCTGCCGGGCGAGCGGGCGGCCGACCTGAACCGGGAGGAGACCGCGTGGCGGCTGCTGGCGCCGTTCGGGGTCACTCCGCGGACCGCGCGGCTGCTGCGCAGCACCACGTACATCTTCCAGGCGCGGTGGGCCGACACCTGGCGGAAGGGGCATGTGCTGCTGGCCGGGGACGCGGCGCATCTGATGCCGCCGTTCGCGGGGCAGGGCATGTGCTCGGGGGTACGGGACGTGGTCAACCTGGCCTGGCGGCTGGACCTGGTGCTGCGCGGGACCTCCCCGGAGTCCCTCCTCGACACCTACACCGAGGAACGCCGGACGCAGGTCCGCGAGTCCATCCTGGCGTCGGTGCAGCTAGGGCGGCTGATCTGTGTGACGGACACGGCTGCCGCGGCGGAGCGCGACGCGACGGTGCTGGCGAACCGGCGCGGGCGGGGGCCGGGCCGGCCGGATCCGGCGCGGCCGATCACCTGCGGTCTGCTGCACCGCCCGGCGGGCGCCGGCGCGGAGAGCCGCGTGCCCCCGGCGGGCGAGGTCCTGCCGGACGGCCGGCTGCACCGGCCGGCCGGCGGCGAGCCGCTGGACGGTGTCGTGGGCGGCGGTTTCGTCCTGCTCACCCGCGCCGGGACGGAGCCGGGCCTCGACCCGGACCGGCTGTCCTTCCTGCGGGACCTCGGCGCCCCGGTCGTACGGCTGTGGCCGGCGACAGGCCCGTACGACGGAACGGTGAACGGCACGGCCGGTGTCGTGGACGCGGTGGACACCGACGGTGTGCTGCGCGCCTGGCTCGAACGGTACGGCGCGACCGCGCTGCTGGTCCGCCCCGACTACCACGTCTTCGGCGCGGCGGGCGACCCCGCGGCGGTGACCGCCCTCGTGGACGACCTGCGCGCCGCCCTGACCACCCCGGCCCGGGCCGTCACGGCGGGGGTGAACTGA
- a CDS encoding Gfo/Idh/MocA family protein — translation MSVRAAVVGLGWAGRELWLPRLRSHPDFELVAVADPDPAARAAVGAATGTPAHAGPDALDARSVDLAVVAVPNHLHTTVAAGLLRRGVSVFLEKPVCLSSAEADVLAEAERDGGTLLAGSAARHRADVRELGALLPGLGRIRHVDLAWVRARGVPRAGGWFTRRSEAGGGALVDLGWHLVDTLTALLGPSPVRQAVGATSDDFLDTGEFSAAWRREQPVTAPSGDVEDTARGLLLREDGISVSLHASWASHEARDLTLVRVEGSAGTAELRCTFGFSPNRQPESVLTLTREGTTRRLPVPAEPVGAEYTRQLDGVPALLADPAGRGRAVAEARTTVRLVERLYASARAGRDGPSEPAYQQTTSR, via the coding sequence ATGAGCGTGCGGGCCGCCGTGGTGGGGCTCGGCTGGGCGGGGCGTGAGCTGTGGCTGCCCCGGCTGCGGTCCCACCCGGACTTCGAGCTGGTCGCCGTGGCCGATCCCGACCCCGCCGCGCGGGCGGCCGTCGGCGCGGCGACGGGCACGCCCGCCCACGCCGGCCCGGACGCGCTCGACGCCCGGTCCGTCGACCTCGCCGTCGTCGCCGTACCCAACCACCTGCACACCACGGTCGCCGCCGGGCTGCTCCGCCGGGGCGTGTCCGTCTTCCTGGAGAAGCCGGTGTGCCTGTCCAGCGCCGAGGCCGACGTCCTGGCCGAGGCCGAGCGCGACGGCGGCACCCTGCTGGCTGGCAGCGCCGCCCGGCACCGCGCCGACGTACGCGAACTGGGCGCACTGCTGCCCGGACTGGGGCGGATCCGGCATGTCGACCTGGCCTGGGTACGGGCCCGTGGCGTACCGCGCGCGGGCGGCTGGTTCACCCGGCGCAGCGAGGCCGGCGGGGGCGCCCTCGTCGACCTCGGCTGGCATCTCGTGGACACCCTGACCGCCCTGCTCGGCCCGTCCCCGGTCCGCCAGGCCGTCGGCGCCACCTCGGACGACTTCCTCGACACCGGTGAGTTCTCCGCCGCCTGGCGCCGGGAACAGCCCGTCACCGCCCCCAGCGGCGACGTCGAGGACACCGCCCGCGGACTCCTGCTCCGCGAGGACGGCATCTCCGTATCGCTGCACGCCAGTTGGGCCTCGCACGAGGCGCGGGACCTCACCCTCGTCCGCGTCGAGGGCAGCGCCGGCACCGCCGAACTGCGCTGCACCTTCGGTTTCAGCCCCAACCGGCAGCCCGAGTCCGTCCTGACCCTCACCCGCGAGGGCACCACCCGCCGGCTGCCGGTGCCCGCCGAACCCGTCGGCGCCGAGTACACGCGGCAGCTTGACGGCGTCCCGGCCCTCCTCGCCGACCCGGCCGGCCGGGGCCGGGCCGTCGCCGAGGCACGGACCACCGTACGGCTCGTGGAGCGTCTCTACGCCTCCGCGCGGGCCGGCCGCGACGGGCCGAGCGAGCCCGCGTACCAGCAGACCACGAGCAGATGA
- a CDS encoding HAD-IA family hydrolase: protein MEEPFVRESYRLAHRVEVFDGVVELLLTLRVRGLRLAVATGKSGDRARSLLDGLGLLPFFAHVIGSDEVARPKPAPDIVRRALELLDVPPEQAIMVGDAPTDLASARDAGVASAAALWVGPDEAELLAAGPDAVLRRPLDLLALCPAVPGE, encoded by the coding sequence ATGGAGGAGCCCTTCGTCCGCGAGAGCTACCGGCTCGCCCACCGCGTCGAGGTCTTCGACGGCGTCGTCGAACTCCTGCTCACGCTGCGGGTACGCGGCCTGCGGCTGGCCGTGGCCACCGGCAAGAGCGGCGACCGTGCCCGCTCCCTCCTCGACGGCCTCGGCCTGCTGCCGTTCTTCGCGCACGTCATCGGCTCCGACGAGGTGGCCCGGCCCAAGCCGGCACCGGACATCGTGCGACGCGCCCTGGAACTGCTGGACGTGCCGCCCGAGCAGGCCATCATGGTCGGTGACGCGCCCACCGACCTGGCCAGCGCCCGCGACGCCGGTGTCGCCTCCGCCGCCGCCCTGTGGGTCGGCCCCGACGAGGCGGAACTGCTCGCCGCCGGACCCGACGCGGTCCTGCGCCGCCCCCTGGACCTGCTCGCCCTGTGCCCCGCCGTGCCGGGCGAATGA
- a CDS encoding cation:proton antiporter, whose translation MTLANPVPTMAPHALLVFLLQLAFLLLFAFVLGRLAERLRMPAVVGELCAGMLLGPSVLHHLLPAFSDWLLPRQPEPMHLLDATGQLGVLLLVGVTGAELNFGLVRKRGATAVRVSVAGLLLPLGLGIATGFALRGVLMPAGVDSPVFALFLGVAMCVTAIPVIAKTLFDMKLLHRDIGQLILSAGVVDDIVGWFLLSVVSAMATAGLTAGVVTTSVLYPVGVVLFAVLIGRPLVGAVLRRAGRAQGPGPTVMTVVILVVLGAAATQAMKLEAIFGAFVCGVLVGTSKDLDREKLEPLKTTVLAFLAPLFFATAGLRMDLTGLRHPDVLAAACAVLAVAVLGKFAGAFLGARLSRLNRWEALALGAGMNARGVVEVVVAMTGLRLGVLDTDSYTIIVLVAIVTSVMAPPILRVAMDRAEKLAEAGLVLADRDADGPRPPHGSGRPGAPHSDAPNSEVTP comes from the coding sequence GTGACGCTCGCCAACCCGGTGCCCACCATGGCCCCGCACGCACTCCTGGTCTTCCTCCTCCAACTCGCCTTCCTGCTGCTGTTCGCGTTCGTCCTGGGCCGGCTCGCCGAACGGCTGCGCATGCCCGCGGTCGTGGGTGAGCTGTGCGCCGGCATGCTCCTCGGCCCGTCCGTGCTGCACCATCTGCTGCCCGCCTTCTCCGACTGGCTGCTGCCCCGCCAGCCCGAGCCGATGCACCTGCTGGACGCGACCGGGCAGCTCGGCGTGCTCCTCCTCGTCGGAGTCACCGGCGCCGAGCTGAACTTCGGCCTGGTCCGCAAGCGGGGGGCCACCGCCGTCCGGGTCAGCGTCGCCGGACTCCTGCTGCCGCTCGGACTCGGCATCGCCACCGGCTTCGCGCTGCGCGGTGTCCTCATGCCGGCCGGCGTCGACTCCCCGGTCTTCGCGCTCTTCCTCGGCGTGGCGATGTGCGTCACCGCCATCCCGGTGATCGCCAAGACGCTGTTCGACATGAAGCTGCTGCACCGCGACATCGGCCAGTTGATCCTGTCCGCCGGCGTCGTGGACGACATCGTCGGCTGGTTCCTGCTCTCCGTGGTCTCCGCGATGGCCACCGCCGGACTGACCGCGGGAGTCGTGACGACCTCCGTGCTCTACCCGGTCGGCGTCGTGCTGTTCGCCGTGCTGATCGGCCGCCCGCTGGTGGGTGCCGTGCTGCGCCGGGCGGGGCGCGCCCAGGGCCCCGGGCCCACCGTCATGACGGTCGTGATCCTGGTCGTCCTCGGTGCCGCGGCCACCCAGGCCATGAAGCTCGAGGCGATCTTCGGCGCCTTCGTCTGCGGTGTGCTGGTCGGCACCAGCAAGGACCTGGACCGGGAGAAGCTGGAACCGCTGAAGACCACTGTGCTGGCCTTCCTCGCCCCGCTGTTCTTCGCCACCGCCGGGCTGCGGATGGACCTCACCGGCCTGCGCCACCCGGACGTCCTCGCCGCCGCCTGCGCCGTACTGGCCGTCGCCGTCCTCGGCAAGTTCGCCGGTGCCTTCCTCGGCGCCCGGCTCAGCCGCCTCAACCGCTGGGAGGCGCTCGCCCTCGGCGCCGGCATGAACGCCCGCGGCGTGGTCGAGGTCGTCGTGGCGATGACCGGCCTGCGCCTGGGCGTCCTGGACACCGACTCGTACACCATCATCGTCCTCGTCGCGATCGTGACCTCGGTGATGGCACCGCCCATCCTCCGGGTCGCCATGGACCGCGCCGAGAAGCTCGCCGAGGCCGGACTCGTCCTCGCGGACCGGGACGCGGACGGCCCCCGGCCGCCGCACGGCTCCGGCCGGCCCGGCGCGCCGCACAGCGACGCGCCCAACAGTGAGGTGACCCCATGA
- a CDS encoding ROK family protein — translation MRAPADQRPGAGPAPGRLGVDIGGTKVAFRAETDDGRVEESTFTWGPHRDADRDLAELAAHIEGLPALTDVRVVGVAVPATVGPGERITAWPSRPAWTGLALGPALRKLFPGAAVAWADDGDLGALAEADAAGCPHLLYVGVGTGVGGGLVLNGTLCPGPGRGSFEIGHLVVDQDGPGCVCGRRGCLQATASGPATLAHAARLRGAPVTFDALRDGLRDHLPWAEAALDRTARALATAIAGVGELVHPERALLGGGFAAGIPALLDTVATHLTALDRPGHPTPPLTPARLGGLSSLRGALLLARQL, via the coding sequence GTGCGCGCTCCTGCGGATCAGCGGCCCGGCGCCGGGCCGGCGCCGGGCCGGCTCGGCGTCGACATCGGCGGCACCAAGGTCGCCTTCCGGGCCGAGACCGATGACGGACGCGTCGAGGAGTCCACCTTTACCTGGGGGCCGCACCGCGACGCCGACCGGGACCTGGCCGAACTCGCCGCACACATAGAGGGGTTGCCCGCCCTCACGGACGTACGGGTCGTCGGCGTGGCCGTGCCGGCCACCGTCGGCCCCGGCGAACGGATCACCGCCTGGCCCAGCCGCCCGGCTTGGACCGGCCTCGCCCTGGGCCCGGCGCTGCGGAAGCTGTTCCCCGGGGCGGCCGTCGCCTGGGCGGACGACGGCGACCTCGGCGCCCTCGCCGAAGCGGATGCCGCCGGCTGCCCCCACCTGCTCTACGTCGGCGTCGGCACCGGCGTCGGCGGCGGACTCGTGCTCAACGGCACCCTGTGCCCCGGGCCCGGCCGGGGCTCCTTCGAGATCGGCCACCTCGTCGTCGACCAGGACGGCCCCGGGTGCGTCTGCGGACGCCGGGGCTGCCTCCAGGCAACCGCCTCCGGACCGGCCACCCTCGCCCACGCCGCCCGGCTGCGCGGCGCGCCCGTCACCTTCGACGCCCTGCGGGACGGCCTGCGCGACCACCTGCCCTGGGCCGAGGCCGCCCTGGACCGGACGGCCCGCGCCCTCGCCACGGCCATCGCCGGCGTCGGCGAACTCGTCCACCCCGAACGCGCCCTGCTGGGCGGCGGCTTCGCCGCGGGCATCCCCGCCCTGCTCGACACGGTCGCCACCCACCTGACGGCCTTGGACCGCCCCGGCCACCCCACGCCACCCCTCACCCCGGCCCGCCTGGGCGGCCTGTCCTCTCTGCGCGGCGCACTGCTCCTCGCCCGTCAGCTATGA
- the rifK gene encoding 3-amino-5-hydroxybenzoate synthase, whose product MNARPAPRFPEWPQYDDERTGLIRALEQGQWWRMGGQEVESFEREFAEFHGSPHALAVTNGTHALELALQCLGVGPGTEVVVPAFTFISSSQAAQRIGAVAVPVDVDPDTYNIDVAAVAAAITPRTRAIMPVHMAGLVADMDALGKLSADTGVPILQDAAHAQGARWQGKRVGELGSVAAFSFQNGKLMTAGEGGAVLFPESDLYEAAFLRHSCGRPRTDRRYMHQVAGTNMRLNEFSASVLRAQLRRLPAQTALRDKRWALLSRLLGAVDGVVPQGSDVRADQNTHYMAMFRVPGISEEDRNALVDRLVDAGLPAFAAFRAIYRTDAFWETGAPDESVEQIAERCPHTEAISSDCVWLHHRVLLADEPDLELTAEIVADAVAAV is encoded by the coding sequence ATGAACGCGCGACCGGCACCCCGGTTCCCCGAGTGGCCCCAGTACGACGACGAGCGGACCGGACTGATCCGCGCCCTGGAACAGGGCCAGTGGTGGCGCATGGGCGGACAGGAAGTCGAGTCCTTCGAGCGCGAGTTCGCCGAATTCCACGGCTCCCCGCACGCCCTCGCCGTCACCAACGGCACCCACGCCCTCGAACTGGCCCTGCAGTGTCTGGGCGTCGGCCCCGGCACCGAGGTCGTCGTGCCGGCCTTCACCTTCATCTCCTCCTCGCAGGCAGCCCAGCGCATCGGCGCGGTCGCCGTGCCCGTCGACGTCGACCCGGACACGTACAACATCGACGTCGCCGCGGTGGCCGCCGCGATCACCCCGCGCACCCGGGCGATCATGCCCGTGCACATGGCCGGCCTGGTGGCCGACATGGACGCCCTCGGCAAGCTCTCCGCCGACACCGGCGTACCGATCCTCCAGGACGCGGCCCACGCCCAGGGCGCGCGCTGGCAGGGCAAGCGCGTCGGCGAACTCGGCTCGGTCGCCGCGTTCTCCTTCCAGAACGGCAAGCTGATGACCGCCGGTGAGGGCGGCGCCGTCCTGTTCCCCGAGAGCGACCTGTACGAGGCGGCGTTCCTGCGGCATAGCTGCGGCCGGCCGCGCACCGACCGCCGTTACATGCACCAGGTCGCCGGCACCAACATGCGGCTCAACGAGTTCTCCGCCTCCGTGCTCCGCGCCCAGCTACGCCGCCTGCCCGCCCAGACCGCACTGCGTGACAAGCGCTGGGCGCTGCTGTCCCGGCTGCTCGGCGCGGTCGACGGCGTCGTACCGCAGGGCAGCGATGTCCGCGCCGACCAGAACACGCACTACATGGCGATGTTCCGGGTCCCCGGCATCTCCGAGGAGGACCGCAACGCCCTCGTCGACCGGCTGGTGGACGCCGGGCTGCCCGCCTTCGCCGCGTTCCGCGCCATCTACCGCACCGACGCCTTCTGGGAGACCGGCGCCCCCGACGAGAGCGTCGAGCAGATCGCCGAGCGCTGCCCGCACACCGAGGCCATCAGCAGTGACTGCGTCTGGCTGCACCACCGGGTGCTCCTCGCCGACGAACCCGACCTGGAGCTCACGGCCGAGATCGTCGCGGACGCCGTGGCTGCCGTATGA
- a CDS encoding 3-deoxy-7-phosphoheptulonate synthase — protein sequence MTYTPRWPPDTPARIRRRAVERALADRLDAALARPAAQQPGWPDPDRVRAVVRRLTAGEPLVAPAETRRLLDRLGAVARGEALLLQSGDCAETFADSTEAHLRGNLGLLRRMALVLTHGAGLPVVTVARAAGQYAKPRSAPVDAHGLPVYRGDIVNSAEATHAARAPDPERMAWAHAHAREAMTVVRRLARGELADAHALHEENRRFVDTAPGGRRYAARSAAIGRGLSFMTGIGAPAPRLGEIWTSHEALLLDHERTLLWIDAEGTEPQLSSGLAHFLWIGERTRQPDGAHLAFAELLANPVGVKIGPGTTPEQAVEYVRRLDPHGVPGRVTLISRMGHDRIRQVLPPIVEKVTASGRQVVWQCDPMHGNSRTAANGYKTRHYDRILDEITGFLEVHRALGTHPGGLHLEATGENVTECVGGARGLAEADLPTRYRTACDPRLNAEQGMELAFAVAELFAAGTTPSPETPR from the coding sequence ATGACGTACACGCCACGGTGGCCGCCGGACACCCCGGCGCGGATCCGGCGGCGGGCCGTCGAACGCGCCCTCGCCGACCGGCTCGACGCGGCCCTGGCCAGGCCCGCCGCACAGCAGCCCGGCTGGCCCGACCCGGACCGGGTCCGGGCCGTGGTCCGCCGGCTGACCGCCGGCGAACCCCTCGTCGCCCCCGCCGAGACCCGGCGGCTCCTCGACCGGCTCGGGGCCGTCGCCCGCGGCGAGGCACTCCTGCTCCAGAGCGGCGACTGCGCGGAGACCTTCGCCGACAGCACCGAGGCTCACCTGCGGGGCAACCTCGGACTGCTCCGGCGGATGGCGCTCGTCCTCACCCACGGCGCCGGCCTGCCCGTGGTCACGGTGGCCCGCGCCGCCGGCCAGTACGCCAAGCCCCGCTCCGCCCCCGTCGACGCCCACGGACTCCCGGTGTACCGCGGCGACATCGTCAACTCCGCCGAGGCGACCCACGCCGCCCGCGCCCCCGACCCCGAACGCATGGCATGGGCCCACGCCCACGCCCGCGAGGCGATGACCGTCGTCCGCCGGCTCGCCCGCGGTGAACTCGCCGACGCGCACGCCCTGCACGAGGAGAACCGGCGTTTCGTCGACACCGCGCCGGGAGGCCGCCGGTACGCCGCCCGGTCCGCGGCGATCGGCCGCGGTCTGAGCTTCATGACCGGCATCGGCGCCCCCGCCCCTCGGCTCGGCGAGATCTGGACCAGCCACGAGGCGCTGCTGCTGGACCACGAACGCACCCTGCTCTGGATCGACGCCGAGGGGACCGAACCCCAACTTTCCAGCGGACTGGCCCACTTCCTGTGGATCGGGGAACGTACCCGGCAGCCCGACGGCGCGCACCTCGCCTTCGCCGAGCTGCTGGCCAACCCCGTCGGCGTGAAGATCGGCCCCGGCACCACACCGGAACAGGCCGTGGAGTACGTCCGCCGGCTCGACCCGCACGGCGTCCCCGGCCGGGTCACCCTGATCAGCCGGATGGGCCACGACCGGATCCGCCAGGTGCTCCCGCCGATCGTGGAGAAGGTCACCGCCTCCGGCCGCCAAGTGGTCTGGCAGTGCGACCCCATGCACGGCAACTCGCGCACCGCCGCGAACGGTTACAAGACACGGCACTACGACCGCATCCTCGACGAGATCACCGGCTTCCTCGAGGTGCACCGGGCCCTGGGCACCCACCCCGGCGGCCTGCACCTGGAGGCGACCGGCGAGAATGTCACCGAGTGCGTCGGCGGCGCCCGCGGGCTGGCCGAGGCCGACCTGCCCACCCGCTACCGCACCGCCTGCGACCCCCGCCTCAACGCCGAACAGGGCATGGAACTCGCCTTCGCGGTGGCGGAGCTGTTCGCGGCCGGCACGACCCCCAGCCCGGAGACACCACGATGA
- a CDS encoding shikimate dehydrogenase family protein, with translation MTDTPRPTETDTPNGSTPADATGTSTGTGTGTGTAGSRQTLVSGSTRLYAVLGDPVGQVQSPGLLNPLFARLGIDAVLVPVHVRPGDLESVVRGLQRVGNLDGLFVTVPHKTTAARLADRRSRTVEITGSANALRRESDGAWLAENFDGSGFVTGLLRAGHPPKGARVALVGAGGAGSAIAAALLDAGVDRLTVTDPDTPKLTALVDRLAAHWPGRVHATGRPPLEDTDIAVNATPLGLRPDDPLPFDPHGLRPGTVVADIVMKPRDTRLLREAAARGLPVHHGSHMLTGQVDSYRAFFALHEAP, from the coding sequence ATGACGGACACCCCGCGACCGACCGAGACCGACACCCCGAACGGCAGCACCCCCGCCGACGCCACCGGCACCAGTACCGGCACGGGCACGGGCACCGGCACGGCCGGCTCCCGGCAGACCCTGGTCAGCGGGAGCACCCGGCTCTACGCCGTCCTCGGTGACCCGGTCGGGCAGGTCCAGTCGCCCGGGCTGCTCAACCCGCTCTTCGCCCGGCTCGGCATCGACGCCGTGCTGGTCCCCGTGCACGTCCGCCCCGGCGACCTGGAGAGCGTCGTCCGGGGACTGCAACGCGTCGGCAACCTCGACGGCCTGTTCGTCACCGTCCCGCACAAGACGACCGCGGCCCGGCTGGCCGACCGGCGCAGCCGCACCGTCGAGATCACCGGCAGCGCCAACGCGCTGCGGCGCGAGAGCGACGGCGCCTGGCTCGCCGAAAACTTCGACGGCTCCGGGTTCGTCACGGGCCTGCTCCGGGCGGGCCACCCGCCGAAGGGCGCCCGAGTGGCCCTCGTCGGCGCCGGCGGAGCGGGCAGCGCCATCGCGGCGGCCCTGCTCGACGCGGGCGTGGACCGGCTGACGGTCACCGACCCCGACACCCCGAAGCTGACCGCGCTCGTCGACCGGCTGGCCGCCCACTGGCCGGGCCGGGTCCATGCCACCGGCCGGCCGCCCCTGGAAGACACCGACATCGCCGTCAACGCCACCCCGCTCGGCCTGCGCCCCGACGACCCGCTGCCCTTCGACCCCCACGGACTGCGGCCCGGCACCGTCGTCGCGGACATCGTCATGAAACCCCGCGACACCCGGCTGCTGCGCGAGGCCGCCGCACGCGGACTCCCCGTGCACCACGGGAGCCATATGCTCACCGGCCAGGTCGACTCCTACCGCGCCTTCTTCGCACTGCACGAGGCACCCTGA
- a CDS encoding type II 3-dehydroquinate dehydratase, which translates to MNTLLLLNGPNLGILGRREPEIYGTDTLADIEKAVAAEVSDAGWEVLSLQHDSEGDLVRDIHRHHSDTVGAIVNPGALMIAGWSLRDALAAYPRPWIEVHLSNVWARERFRHESVIAPLASGVVAGLGPMGYRLAAAALLELAGGER; encoded by the coding sequence ATGAACACCCTGCTCCTGCTGAACGGACCGAACCTGGGCATCCTGGGCCGGCGCGAACCCGAGATCTACGGCACCGACACCCTCGCCGACATCGAGAAGGCCGTCGCCGCGGAGGTGAGCGACGCGGGCTGGGAGGTGCTCTCCCTCCAGCACGACTCGGAGGGCGACCTGGTCCGCGACATCCACCGGCACCACTCCGACACCGTCGGCGCCATCGTCAACCCGGGTGCGCTGATGATCGCCGGCTGGAGCCTGCGCGACGCGCTCGCCGCCTACCCGCGGCCCTGGATCGAGGTCCACCTCAGCAACGTGTGGGCGCGCGAGCGGTTCCGGCACGAGTCCGTGATCGCCCCGCTGGCCTCCGGCGTCGTGGCCGGCCTCGGCCCGATGGGCTACCGGCTGGCCGCGGCCGCCCTGCTGGAGCTGGCCGGGGGAGAGCGCTGA
- a CDS encoding thioesterase II family protein: MPGATVQFEKWISVFRPSPDSAVRLVCLPHAGGSASFFFPVATALAPAVEVLAVQYPGRQTRRQEPGIDNIPEYADQIFAALRHLDDRPLALFGHSMGAVLAYEVALRMRDARLPSPVRLFASGRRAPSRYRDEHVHMAGDEEVLAELRALSGPNQAILADPEVLAMFLPAIRSDYTAIERYRHEPGRLLDCPVTVLTGDSDPRTTLDEARAWEEHTTGPTDLHVFSGGHFFHVERSAEVLTLLTRNLSGRGADTAH, encoded by the coding sequence ATGCCTGGAGCAACCGTGCAGTTCGAGAAGTGGATCAGCGTCTTCCGCCCCTCGCCGGACAGCGCGGTACGCCTCGTCTGCCTGCCGCACGCCGGCGGCTCGGCGAGCTTCTTCTTCCCCGTCGCCACGGCCCTCGCCCCCGCGGTGGAGGTCCTGGCCGTCCAGTACCCGGGCCGGCAGACGCGTCGGCAGGAACCCGGCATCGACAACATCCCCGAGTACGCCGACCAGATCTTCGCGGCGCTGCGCCACCTGGACGACCGGCCGCTCGCCCTGTTCGGGCACAGCATGGGCGCGGTGCTCGCCTACGAGGTCGCGCTGCGCATGCGGGACGCCCGACTGCCCTCCCCGGTACGGTTGTTCGCCTCCGGCCGGCGCGCCCCCTCCCGCTACCGCGACGAGCACGTGCACATGGCCGGCGACGAGGAGGTGCTGGCGGAACTGCGCGCCCTCAGCGGCCCGAACCAGGCGATCCTGGCCGACCCCGAGGTGCTGGCGATGTTCCTCCCGGCGATCCGCAGCGACTACACCGCCATCGAACGCTACCGGCACGAACCGGGCCGGCTGCTCGACTGCCCGGTGACCGTCCTCACCGGCGACAGCGACCCCAGGACGACGCTCGACGAGGCACGCGCCTGGGAGGAGCACACCACCGGCCCGACCGACCTGCATGTCTTCTCCGGCGGCCACTTCTTCCACGTCGAGCGGAGCGCCGAGGTTCTCACGCTCCTGACCCGCAACCTGAGCGGACGGGGTGCCGACACCGCTCACTGA